From a single Nodosilinea sp. FACHB-141 genomic region:
- a CDS encoding response regulator, protein FVLTQAGAEVAVAASALQALGQLNQSVPDLLLCDIGMPEMNGYELIQQIRQRRHDQGGNIPAIALTAYAGEVNQQHALAAGFQLHLAKPIDPDLLVSTIATLVKPQSQEG, encoded by the coding sequence TTCGTGCTCACCCAGGCGGGGGCTGAGGTAGCGGTTGCCGCCTCAGCCCTACAGGCTCTCGGCCAGCTCAATCAGTCTGTACCCGACCTGTTGCTGTGCGATATCGGCATGCCCGAGATGAATGGCTATGAACTGATTCAGCAGATTCGCCAACGGCGCCACGACCAGGGGGGCAATATTCCTGCAATCGCCCTGACAGCCTATGCGGGAGAGGTCAATCAGCAGCACGCCCTGGCCGCTGGTTTTCAGCTGCATCTGGCCAAACCCATTGACCCAGACCTACTGGTGAGCACGATCGCTACGCTAGTGAAGCCTCAATCGCAAGAAGGCTAG